In Brachypodium distachyon strain Bd21 chromosome 2, Brachypodium_distachyon_v3.0, whole genome shotgun sequence, one genomic interval encodes:
- the LOC100829276 gene encoding protein TRIGALACTOSYLDIACYLGLYCEROL 5, chloroplastic isoform X1, protein MSFGWRRRASRWGLPVVRSDALGKLGPSFGIGAGCGVGVGVGIIGGAGIGAGFPGLQIGFGAGAGCGIGIGFGYGFGKGIAYDENGRYSNIRRSFLNSKNLTYDQEFDALFDEVMESTRKLIKATSKEIDKWRRM, encoded by the exons ATGTCGTTCggctggaggaggcgcgcgTCGAGGTGGGGCCTTCCGGTGGTGAGGTCGGACGCGCTCGGCAAGCTGGGTCCTTCCTTCGGCATCGGCGCCGGctgcggcgtcggcgtcggagtCGGCATCATCGGCG GTGCAGGAATTGGAGCTGGATTCCCTGGTTTACAGATAGGATTTGGAGCTGGTGCTGGATGTGGAATAGGCATAGGTTTTGGTTATGGTTTTGGAAAGGGAATTGCATATGACGAGAATGGGAGATATTCAAACATCAGGAGATCCTTTCTGAACTCCAAGAACCTAACTTATGA cCAAGAGTTTGATGCCCTGTTTGATGAGGTGATGGAGAGTACCAGGAAGCTGATCAAAGCAACATCAAAGGAGATCGACAAGTGGAGGCGGATGTAG
- the LOC100829276 gene encoding protein TRIGALACTOSYLDIACYLGLYCEROL 5, chloroplastic isoform X2 produces MSFGWRRRASRWGLPVVRSDALGKLGPSFGIGAGCGVGVGVGIIGGAGIGAGFPGLQIGFGAGAGCGIGIGFGYGFGKGIAYDENGRYSNIRRSFLNSKNLTYERLPSNG; encoded by the exons ATGTCGTTCggctggaggaggcgcgcgTCGAGGTGGGGCCTTCCGGTGGTGAGGTCGGACGCGCTCGGCAAGCTGGGTCCTTCCTTCGGCATCGGCGCCGGctgcggcgtcggcgtcggagtCGGCATCATCGGCG GTGCAGGAATTGGAGCTGGATTCCCTGGTTTACAGATAGGATTTGGAGCTGGTGCTGGATGTGGAATAGGCATAGGTTTTGGTTATGGTTTTGGAAAGGGAATTGCATATGACGAGAATGGGAGATATTCAAACATCAGGAGATCCTTTCTGAACTCCAAGAACCTAACTTATGA GAGACTACCTAGCAATGGTTAA